A window of the Euzebya pacifica genome harbors these coding sequences:
- a CDS encoding ATP/GTP-binding protein: MHTSPPRPVRRGPTSVKIVIAGGFGVGKTTMVTAVTEITPFTTEVPMTEASLGVDDTSIVGERKTHTTVAMDFGRISLGNDLYLYLFGTPGQDRFSFMWDDLTQGAVGAIVLVDTRRLEECFPAINYFEQRGVPFVVAINCFDGQVLHSPEAVRDALQVGEDTPVMLTDARDKAQVKVAMASVVRHAMARARATLG; encoded by the coding sequence ATGCACACCTCGCCACCACGCCCCGTGCGTCGCGGCCCGACGTCGGTCAAGATCGTGATCGCCGGAGGCTTCGGCGTCGGCAAGACGACCATGGTCACCGCCGTCACCGAGATCACCCCGTTCACCACGGAGGTCCCGATGACCGAGGCCAGCCTCGGCGTCGACGACACCTCCATCGTCGGTGAGCGCAAGACCCACACGACCGTGGCCATGGACTTCGGCCGCATCTCGCTGGGCAACGACCTGTACCTGTACCTGTTCGGTACCCCCGGGCAGGACCGGTTCAGCTTCATGTGGGACGACCTGACCCAGGGTGCCGTCGGCGCCATCGTGCTGGTCGACACCCGCCGCCTGGAGGAGTGCTTCCCGGCGATCAACTACTTCGAGCAGCGCGGCGTGCCGTTCGTCGTCGCGATCAACTGCTTCGACGGCCAGGTCCTGCACTCCCCCGAGGCCGTCCGCGACGCCCTCCAGGTCGGCGAGGACACGCCCGTCATGCTGACCGACGCCCGCGACAAGGCCCAGGTCAAGGTCGCGATGGCCTCCGTCGTCCGCCACGCCATGGCCCGCGCAAGGGCAACGCTGGGCTAA
- a CDS encoding roadblock/LC7 domain-containing protein, whose product MNAGTDLNWLLSGFSSRTPGVIESVVVSIDGLLIAASEGLDRATADRVAAVASSLASITRGASRVFDAGTLKQVMVAYDNGYIVLTSLRDGAVLAVLATAGSDIGLIGHEMRTLGDQVGTALSPQLIEDLRAQLPR is encoded by the coding sequence GTGAACGCCGGAACCGACCTCAACTGGCTCCTCAGCGGATTCAGCAGCCGCACGCCCGGCGTGATCGAGTCGGTCGTCGTCAGCATCGATGGCCTGCTCATCGCCGCCTCCGAAGGCCTCGACCGTGCCACCGCCGACCGCGTGGCCGCCGTTGCATCCTCGCTGGCATCGATCACCCGTGGCGCGTCCCGCGTGTTCGACGCCGGCACCCTCAAGCAGGTCATGGTGGCCTACGACAACGGCTACATCGTCCTCACGTCGCTGCGTGACGGTGCGGTCCTGGCCGTGCTCGCCACCGCCGGCAGCGACATCGGACTCATCGGTCACGAGATGCGCACGCTGGGCGATCAGGTGGGCACCGCGCTCAGCCCCCAGCTGATCGAGGACCTTCGCGCGCAGCTTCCAAGGTGA
- a CDS encoding succinate dehydrogenase/fumarate reductase iron-sulfur subunit yields MKLTLKVWRQPSPDAAGSFETYQLNEVSEDSSFLEMLDQLNEQLVNDGKEPVHFDHDCREGICGSCGLMIDGQAHGPQRSTATCQLHMRQYTDGDTITVEPWRASGFPVIKDLAVNRSAFDRIIEAGGYITVPTGSASDANLTPVPKDIADDAFDAAACIGCGACVAACPNGAAQLFTSAKMSQLNMLPQGQAEKTDRTLNMVETMEAFFGSCTNIGECSVSCPKDISLDYIAQMNKDYLKAKFSG; encoded by the coding sequence ATGAAGCTCACCCTGAAGGTCTGGCGGCAGCCGTCCCCCGACGCGGCCGGATCGTTCGAGACCTACCAGCTCAACGAGGTCAGCGAGGACAGCTCCTTCCTGGAGATGCTCGACCAGCTCAACGAACAGCTGGTCAACGACGGCAAGGAGCCCGTCCACTTCGACCACGACTGCCGCGAGGGCATCTGTGGGTCGTGTGGCCTGATGATCGACGGGCAGGCCCACGGGCCCCAGCGGTCGACAGCCACCTGCCAGCTGCACATGCGCCAGTACACCGACGGTGACACCATCACCGTCGAGCCGTGGCGCGCGTCGGGCTTCCCCGTCATCAAGGACCTCGCGGTCAACCGCTCGGCCTTCGACCGGATCATCGAGGCGGGCGGGTACATCACCGTGCCGACCGGCTCGGCGTCGGACGCCAACCTGACCCCGGTCCCAAAGGACATCGCCGACGACGCCTTCGACGCGGCGGCCTGCATCGGCTGCGGCGCCTGTGTCGCCGCGTGCCCCAACGGTGCGGCCCAGCTGTTCACGTCAGCCAAGATGAGCCAGCTGAACATGCTGCCCCAGGGCCAGGCCGAGAAGACCGACCGCACCCTCAACATGGTCGAGACCATGGAGGCGTTCTTCGGTTCCTGCACCAACATCGGCGAGTGCTCGGTGTCGTGCCCCAAGGACATCTCGCTGGACTACATCGCCCAGATGAACAAGGACTACCTGAAGGCCAAGTTCAGCGGCTGA
- a CDS encoding DUF742 domain-containing protein, giving the protein MTGARRLRPYALVGGRTHAEANLSMESMVVASGVQPGDDIGPEQLELLEQCRTPQSLVDLSAGLDVPLGVIRVLLGDLLAYGLITHSGAVEAPAAVPAHRDITLLGELLDGIEAL; this is encoded by the coding sequence GTGACCGGAGCACGCCGACTTCGTCCCTACGCCCTCGTCGGCGGCAGGACGCATGCCGAGGCCAACCTGTCCATGGAGTCCATGGTCGTCGCCAGCGGTGTCCAGCCCGGCGACGACATCGGCCCCGAGCAGCTCGAGCTGCTGGAGCAGTGCCGGACGCCGCAGTCCCTGGTTGACCTCAGCGCCGGCCTCGACGTTCCCCTCGGGGTCATCCGGGTGCTGCTCGGCGACCTGCTCGCATACGGCCTGATCACCCACTCCGGCGCCGTGGAGGCCCCGGCCGCCGTCCCCGCCCACCGTGACATCACCCTCCTCGGTGAACTGCTCGACGGAATCGAGGCCCTGTAA
- a CDS encoding sensor histidine kinase → MRSSIRLRLMTLMLVPAVALLALSGIQLRASTEVLAQTQQFASLVDLADAQYSLVHDLQIERTRTLEAFHIGDDGGMDMSGEDLQAARSTTDTSLARLHELASPELTDGLSGPVADALQRALDAADDLVVRRGDIDAGSMLDAQVQQAYDVPVGALLGIDDILIPEVTNPVIHTRLLASAAYARLKATALDRGDTILLAVAGSIDSGTAGRRVSAQANQQALWLDSLRRLATDDEVALLEQTADIDPSSEVSRVAGGLQAGNLGAIDEIAADNRDTARTLRTVEQQMAATSLSAADDLQTEATRTTFVIGGLVVLALLFGAYLVYALSRSVVRPLNRLTTLASRIATALPSTVEAVGRGEEVDTSVLDDAVSTELLNRRDELGDLARALGAATDQATTVALEQARTRHGVAQTISDVARREQSLVERQLSLLESMEDREEDAEQLSQLFRLDHLATRMRRNAENLLLLSTGQLPGSGDASHQPLVDVIRTAAAETEQYARVDVRVGIPVDVKGYAATPLSHLLAELVENATNFSPPNTRVTVTTAREASGVTVTVTDRGLGMDAQDLEEAKARLMAPPLLEAAESRRLGLYVVGLLAQRLGVAIDIRPGEPAGLHVLVWLPDSLFVTPPQARTGPAGLASVVAQQAEPATPTGPVQPAALLSATPPVERAPEPAPAAGPARFAEDAAPDALSVMQRLLDASPSTPPPLPPDVQPVASTLPTRAPLLPQRQPSGDEPASGISLARASNGRTVDFDPAAVADLISGFDSDFASGPPPAPTPEVTTDRLPVATSQPGFQPQAPGPAGFPPAPSAPPAPAAPAAPVDDTPAAADPTPPTTPFGGTSSWSTPFPQRDSAK, encoded by the coding sequence ATGCGCAGCAGCATCCGCCTTCGGTTGATGACCCTGATGCTCGTGCCGGCCGTGGCCCTGCTGGCCCTCTCCGGCATCCAGCTGCGGGCCAGCACCGAGGTGCTGGCCCAGACCCAGCAGTTCGCCTCGCTGGTGGACCTCGCGGACGCGCAGTACTCGCTCGTCCACGACCTGCAGATCGAGCGCACGAGGACCCTGGAAGCCTTCCACATCGGCGACGACGGTGGCATGGACATGTCCGGCGAGGACCTGCAGGCCGCACGGTCCACGACCGACACCAGCCTGGCCCGGCTGCACGAGCTGGCCTCCCCCGAGCTGACGGACGGGCTGTCCGGCCCGGTCGCCGACGCTCTCCAGCGGGCACTCGACGCCGCCGACGACCTCGTTGTCCGTCGTGGTGACATCGACGCCGGGAGCATGCTCGACGCCCAGGTCCAGCAGGCCTACGACGTGCCCGTCGGCGCGCTGCTCGGCATCGACGACATCCTGATCCCCGAGGTGACCAACCCGGTCATCCACACCCGGCTGCTCGCCAGCGCTGCGTACGCCCGTCTGAAGGCCACCGCCCTCGACCGTGGTGACACCATCCTGCTGGCCGTGGCCGGCAGCATCGACTCGGGCACCGCCGGTCGGCGGGTGTCCGCGCAGGCCAACCAGCAGGCACTGTGGCTGGACTCCCTCCGCCGGCTCGCCACCGACGACGAGGTCGCGCTGCTCGAGCAGACCGCCGACATCGATCCGTCCAGCGAGGTCTCGCGCGTTGCCGGCGGACTCCAGGCCGGGAACCTCGGCGCCATCGACGAGATCGCCGCGGACAACCGGGACACCGCACGCACCCTGCGCACCGTCGAGCAGCAGATGGCGGCGACCAGCCTGTCCGCGGCCGACGACCTCCAGACCGAGGCGACACGCACCACCTTCGTCATCGGCGGGCTCGTCGTGCTCGCCCTCCTCTTCGGCGCCTACCTCGTGTACGCCCTCAGCCGCAGCGTGGTTCGCCCGCTGAACCGACTGACGACCCTGGCCAGCCGCATCGCCACCGCCCTGCCGAGCACGGTGGAGGCGGTCGGGCGTGGCGAGGAGGTGGACACCAGCGTCCTCGACGATGCCGTCAGCACCGAGCTCCTGAACCGACGCGACGAGCTGGGCGACCTCGCCCGGGCCCTGGGTGCCGCCACCGACCAGGCCACCACGGTGGCCCTGGAGCAGGCACGGACCCGCCACGGCGTGGCCCAGACCATCTCCGACGTGGCTCGACGCGAGCAGTCGCTGGTGGAGCGGCAGCTGTCGCTGCTGGAGAGCATGGAGGACCGTGAGGAGGACGCCGAGCAGCTCTCGCAGCTGTTCCGCCTGGACCACCTCGCCACCCGCATGCGTCGCAACGCCGAGAACCTGCTGCTGCTGTCGACCGGCCAGCTGCCCGGGTCCGGGGACGCGTCCCACCAGCCGCTCGTGGACGTGATCCGTACCGCAGCAGCCGAGACCGAGCAGTACGCGCGCGTCGATGTTCGCGTCGGCATTCCGGTCGACGTCAAGGGCTACGCCGCGACCCCGCTGTCGCACCTGCTCGCCGAGCTGGTCGAGAACGCCACGAACTTCTCCCCGCCCAACACTCGCGTGACGGTCACCACGGCTCGTGAGGCGAGCGGCGTCACCGTCACCGTCACCGACCGCGGCCTCGGGATGGACGCCCAGGACCTGGAGGAGGCCAAGGCACGCCTGATGGCCCCACCGCTGCTGGAAGCTGCGGAGTCCCGCCGGCTGGGCCTCTACGTCGTTGGCCTGCTGGCCCAGCGCCTGGGCGTCGCCATCGACATCCGTCCCGGCGAACCGGCCGGCCTGCACGTGCTCGTGTGGCTTCCGGACAGCCTCTTCGTCACCCCGCCGCAGGCCCGCACCGGTCCGGCCGGCCTGGCCTCGGTCGTGGCCCAGCAAGCCGAGCCAGCCACCCCCACCGGTCCTGTGCAGCCCGCCGCACTGCTGTCGGCCACGCCGCCGGTGGAACGGGCCCCCGAGCCGGCACCGGCTGCGGGACCAGCGCGCTTCGCCGAGGACGCCGCACCAGACGCCCTCTCGGTGATGCAGCGGCTGCTCGACGCCAGCCCGTCCACGCCACCGCCCCTGCCCCCCGACGTGCAGCCCGTCGCCAGCACGCTGCCCACGCGTGCCCCCCTCCTGCCCCAGCGGCAGCCGTCGGGCGACGAACCGGCCAGCGGCATCAGCCTGGCCCGGGCCAGCAACGGCAGGACCGTCGACTTCGACCCCGCCGCCGTGGCCGACCTGATCAGCGGCTTCGACTCCGACTTCGCCTCGGGTCCTCCCCCGGCGCCGACCCCCGAGGTCACGACCGACCGACTGCCCGTCGCCACGTCCCAGCCCGGGTTCCAGCCCCAGGCACCGGGTCCGGCCGGGTTCCCACCAGCGCCTTCGGCACCACCAGCGCCTGCGGCACCAGCAGCGCCCGTCGACGACACCCCGGCAGCCGCCGACCCCACTCCCCCCACCACCCCCTTCGGAGGTACCTCGTCGTGGTCAACACCGTTCCCTCAGCGGGACAGCGCCAAGTGA
- a CDS encoding succinate dehydrogenase cytochrome b subunit produces MSTMTPRSDDGAIKPLEKAPVPHRQRPKMWVRDFYGTAMGKKYVMALTGIIGLGFIVMHAVGNLHVFEGAEKFTEYGEGLRDLGEPLVPRTFLLWLGRLGLLGALVGHVHAAYSLTLMNRKKRPVAYQAPREYIAADYASRTMIYTGTIVLAFILFHLADLTWGLANPDYVRGAITNNLVASLSRIPVAIFYLVAVLALGMHIFHGTWSLFQTMGWSSKRFNPWRRYLAIGLAVVVTSINLTYPLGTMFGVIDCGEECEAIAEEFSAE; encoded by the coding sequence ATGAGCACGATGACTCCGCGCAGCGACGACGGCGCGATCAAGCCCCTCGAGAAGGCGCCGGTTCCGCACCGCCAACGCCCGAAGATGTGGGTCCGTGACTTCTACGGCACGGCCATGGGCAAGAAGTACGTCATGGCGCTGACGGGCATCATCGGCCTCGGGTTCATCGTCATGCACGCCGTCGGCAACCTGCACGTGTTCGAGGGCGCGGAGAAGTTCACCGAGTACGGCGAGGGCTTGCGCGACCTCGGTGAGCCCTTGGTCCCGCGGACGTTCCTGCTGTGGCTCGGCCGCCTGGGCCTGCTGGGCGCGCTGGTCGGCCACGTGCACGCCGCGTACTCGCTGACGCTGATGAACCGCAAGAAGCGTCCCGTTGCCTACCAGGCACCGCGGGAGTACATCGCCGCCGACTACGCCTCCCGCACGATGATCTACACCGGCACGATCGTGCTGGCCTTCATCCTCTTCCACCTCGCCGACCTGACGTGGGGCCTGGCGAACCCGGACTACGTCCGCGGCGCGATCACCAACAACCTCGTTGCCAGCCTGTCCCGCATCCCCGTGGCGATCTTCTACCTGGTCGCGGTCCTGGCCCTCGGCATGCACATCTTCCACGGCACCTGGTCGCTGTTCCAGACCATGGGATGGTCCAGCAAGCGCTTCAACCCCTGGCGTCGCTACCTGGCCATCGGGCTGGCCGTGGTGGTCACGAGCATCAACCTGACCTACCCGCTCGGGACGATGTTCGGCGTGATCGACTGCGGCGAGGAGTGCGAAGCCATCGCCGAGGAGTTCTCCGCCGAGTAG
- a CDS encoding fumarate reductase/succinate dehydrogenase flavoprotein subunit, producing MTVLDSRVPDGPLADKWTNHKFDMKLVNPANKRKYEIIVVGTGLAGGAAAATFGELGYNVKCFTFHDSPRRAHSIAAQGGINAAKNYHGDGDSVYRLFYDTIKGGDYRGREENTYRLAEVSNNIIDQAVAQGVPFAREYGGLLDNRSFGGAQVSRTFYARGQTGQQLLLGAYQALARQISLGTVDMHIRSEMLDVVVKDGQACGIVTRDLLTGEIASHSAHAVVLATGGYSNVYYLSTNAMASNVTAAWRAHRKGAFFANPCYTQIHPTCIPSSDEHQSKLTLMSESLRNDGRIWVPKNIDDTGKPAADIAESDRDYYLERKYPSFGNLVPRDVASRNAKAVVDAELGIGPLKNGVYLDFSDAINRLGEDTIAARYGNLFEMYERITGENPYQRPMRIFPAPHYTMGGLWVDYELQTTVPGLFAAGEANFSDHGANRLGASALMQGLSDGYFVLPYTIGNYLAPKLGEKVVPTDDPVFKQAEAEVTDGINKYLSVKGTRTVDYFHRELGKIMWDECGMARNANGLQKALSEIKALREEFETDVRVLGSADTMNMSIEKVNRVADFFELGELMCQDALMREESCGGHFREEHQTEEGEAKRDDENFQFVGAWEFTGDTGNANLHKEELVFENVTPTTRSYK from the coding sequence ATGACCGTGCTCGACTCCAGGGTCCCCGACGGCCCGCTTGCGGACAAGTGGACCAACCACAAGTTCGACATGAAGCTCGTCAACCCCGCCAACAAGCGGAAGTACGAGATCATCGTGGTCGGCACCGGCCTCGCCGGTGGCGCCGCCGCGGCCACCTTCGGTGAGCTCGGCTACAACGTGAAGTGCTTCACGTTCCACGACTCGCCCCGCCGCGCCCACTCCATCGCCGCGCAGGGTGGCATCAACGCCGCGAAGAACTACCACGGCGACGGCGACTCGGTCTATCGCCTGTTCTACGACACCATCAAGGGCGGCGACTACCGCGGTCGCGAGGAGAACACCTACCGCCTCGCGGAGGTCTCCAACAACATCATCGACCAGGCGGTCGCCCAGGGCGTGCCGTTCGCCCGTGAGTACGGCGGCCTGCTGGACAACCGCTCCTTCGGTGGCGCCCAGGTCAGCCGGACGTTCTACGCCCGCGGCCAGACCGGCCAGCAGCTGCTCCTCGGGGCCTACCAGGCGCTGGCACGCCAGATCAGCCTCGGCACCGTCGACATGCACATCCGCTCGGAGATGCTCGACGTCGTCGTCAAGGACGGCCAGGCCTGTGGCATCGTCACCCGTGACCTCCTGACCGGCGAGATCGCCTCCCACTCCGCGCACGCCGTGGTGCTGGCGACCGGTGGCTACTCCAACGTCTACTACCTGTCGACCAACGCGATGGCGTCCAATGTCACCGCCGCGTGGCGGGCACACCGCAAGGGCGCGTTCTTCGCCAACCCCTGCTACACCCAGATCCACCCGACCTGCATCCCCTCCAGCGACGAGCACCAGTCCAAGCTCACGCTGATGAGCGAGTCGCTGCGCAACGACGGCCGCATCTGGGTGCCCAAGAACATCGACGACACGGGCAAGCCGGCGGCGGACATCGCCGAGTCGGACCGGGACTACTACCTGGAGCGCAAGTACCCCTCCTTCGGCAACCTGGTCCCGCGCGACGTCGCGTCCCGCAACGCCAAGGCGGTCGTCGACGCCGAGCTCGGCATCGGCCCGCTCAAGAACGGCGTGTACCTGGACTTCTCCGACGCGATCAACCGCCTCGGCGAGGACACCATCGCGGCCCGCTACGGGAACCTGTTCGAGATGTACGAGCGGATCACGGGCGAGAACCCCTACCAGCGTCCGATGCGCATCTTCCCGGCCCCCCACTACACCATGGGTGGGCTGTGGGTGGACTACGAGCTGCAGACCACCGTGCCCGGCCTGTTCGCCGCGGGTGAGGCCAACTTCTCCGACCACGGCGCCAACCGCCTCGGGGCCTCGGCCCTGATGCAGGGCCTGTCCGACGGTTACTTCGTGCTGCCGTACACGATCGGCAACTACCTGGCCCCGAAGCTTGGGGAGAAGGTCGTGCCGACCGACGACCCGGTCTTCAAGCAGGCCGAGGCCGAGGTCACCGACGGGATCAACAAGTACCTGTCGGTCAAGGGCACGCGGACCGTCGACTACTTCCACCGCGAGCTCGGCAAGATCATGTGGGACGAGTGCGGCATGGCCCGCAACGCCAACGGCCTGCAGAAGGCGCTGAGCGAGATCAAGGCCCTCCGCGAGGAGTTCGAGACCGACGTGCGGGTGCTCGGCAGCGCCGACACCATGAACATGTCGATCGAGAAGGTCAACCGCGTCGCGGACTTCTTCGAGCTCGGTGAGCTGATGTGCCAGGACGCGCTGATGCGCGAGGAGTCCTGCGGCGGCCACTTCCGCGAGGAGCACCAGACCGAGGAAGGCGAGGCCAAGCGCGACGACGAGAACTTCCAGTTCGTCGGCGCGTGGGAGTTCACCGGCGACACCGGGAACGCCAACCTCCACAAGGAAGAGCTCGTCTTCGAGAACGTCACCCCGACCACCCGCTCGTACAAGTAG
- a CDS encoding diguanylate cyclase domain-containing protein — protein MTPLPRPRAAAAFLLVAAGTGALQALALAPVAAGSPTWSPVGAVAFLAVLHRRPAFLLAALAGVAAVVPLLDSSRLVAAIGSLALSAGLAGLWRRRERSATPQLDLAVLVVLSTVIAATAQSLVVAAALAICLIQVVAQRLAQQRDRAAKAEATHRTILDSLAEALVVLDGAGRVLRINPAACHLFAIDAEATLGRADSLEGFAFTDRHGRPITTEDLPGRRALEGCPVDDLLLCMERPDGTFRWVNTSTRLLPGSQAPEDPAVVITVTDVTERHEAEVASRAETTQLRHRALHDGLTGLPNRTMLMDRLAEAHQTAVRRGAGTGLIVVDLDGFKGVNDRLGHAVGDEVLVQVALRLRSTLRSSDTAARLGGDEFVVLCEDLHPGMADLEVTHIAQRLQELLNQVYVTTGGPAEIGASVGWAIAAPGEALDLDLVVKADEAMLADKRERKGVPEEQRPEVLDRSVVVPSDAESLTVYIVDDDPAMRLLAGRILESSGTDLIVIGEAAEGETAIAEIGELGPDLVLCDVMMPEVSGPDVVVAVRRQLPDQRFIFWSATSAPELERYEAELQVPFVLKDRIEELPAALLAAAGRGPAGAQRITHRHEATVPSR, from the coding sequence ATGACCCCCCTCCCTCGTCCCCGCGCTGCAGCAGCCTTCCTCCTGGTCGCCGCGGGCACCGGTGCGCTCCAGGCGCTGGCGTTGGCCCCGGTTGCCGCTGGGAGTCCCACGTGGTCCCCGGTCGGAGCCGTGGCGTTCCTCGCCGTGCTGCATCGTCGGCCCGCCTTCCTGCTCGCCGCGCTTGCCGGTGTGGCAGCCGTCGTCCCACTCCTGGACTCCAGCCGACTCGTCGCGGCGATCGGGTCGCTGGCCCTCTCTGCGGGTTTGGCAGGCCTGTGGCGGCGTCGCGAGCGTTCGGCCACCCCGCAGCTCGACCTCGCCGTGCTCGTCGTGCTGTCCACCGTGATCGCGGCCACTGCCCAGTCCCTGGTCGTCGCCGCAGCACTCGCCATCTGCCTCATCCAGGTCGTGGCGCAGCGGCTGGCACAACAACGAGACCGGGCAGCGAAGGCCGAGGCGACCCACAGGACCATCCTCGACTCGTTGGCCGAGGCGTTGGTCGTGCTCGACGGGGCAGGCCGCGTCCTCCGGATCAACCCGGCCGCGTGTCACTTGTTCGCGATCGATGCCGAGGCGACGCTGGGTCGGGCCGACAGCCTCGAGGGCTTCGCCTTCACCGATCGCCACGGCCGGCCCATCACGACCGAGGACCTTCCGGGCAGGCGTGCCCTCGAGGGCTGCCCCGTCGATGACCTGCTGCTGTGCATGGAACGCCCCGACGGCACCTTCCGCTGGGTCAACACCTCCACGCGACTGCTGCCCGGCAGCCAGGCCCCGGAGGACCCGGCCGTGGTCATCACCGTCACCGACGTCACCGAGCGGCACGAGGCCGAGGTGGCCTCCCGCGCCGAGACCACACAGCTGCGACACCGGGCGCTGCACGACGGCCTGACCGGTCTGCCCAACCGCACCATGCTGATGGACCGCCTCGCCGAGGCCCACCAGACGGCGGTGCGACGCGGGGCCGGGACCGGCCTGATCGTCGTGGACCTCGACGGCTTCAAGGGCGTCAACGACCGCCTCGGCCACGCCGTGGGCGACGAGGTGCTCGTGCAGGTGGCGCTTCGCCTGCGGTCGACCCTGCGCTCCTCCGACACCGCGGCTCGTCTCGGCGGCGACGAGTTCGTCGTCCTCTGCGAGGACCTGCACCCGGGCATGGCCGACCTCGAGGTCACCCACATCGCCCAACGACTGCAGGAGCTGCTCAACCAGGTCTACGTGACCACTGGCGGTCCAGCCGAGATCGGTGCCAGCGTCGGCTGGGCGATCGCCGCGCCGGGCGAGGCGCTCGACCTCGACCTGGTCGTGAAGGCCGACGAAGCCATGCTGGCCGACAAGCGAGAGCGCAAGGGCGTCCCGGAGGAGCAGCGACCAGAGGTGCTGGACCGCAGCGTCGTCGTCCCCAGCGACGCCGAGTCGCTGACCGTGTACATCGTCGACGACGACCCCGCGATGCGGCTGCTCGCCGGCCGGATCCTCGAGTCCAGCGGTACCGACCTGATCGTGATCGGCGAAGCCGCCGAGGGCGAGACGGCCATCGCCGAGATCGGTGAGCTCGGCCCCGACCTCGTGCTCTGCGACGTCATGATGCCCGAGGTGTCGGGGCCCGACGTGGTGGTCGCCGTGCGACGCCAGCTGCCCGATCAACGGTTCATCTTCTGGTCCGCCACATCCGCGCCGGAGCTCGAACGGTACGAAGCCGAGCTGCAGGTTCCGTTCGTGCTGAAGGACCGCATCGAGGAGCTGCCGGCCGCGCTGCTGGCGGCCGCAGGCCGCGGGCCCGCCGGCGCACAGCGCATCACCCACCGGCACGAGGCGACCGTTCCCTCAAGGTGA